Proteins encoded in a region of the Stieleria neptunia genome:
- a CDS encoding protein kinase domain-containing protein encodes MSNAPPVEFHPGMEVVPGYTLISPLGSGMAGDVWQAQAAGGIKVALKVVRNLKDLGGRKELKALKTIRDVHHPNLCPLFGFWTKDADGRILADGETEDLTFDSVSAAGVGMPPPPASGSPASAADSGRVGEVGGTMAIGTGMHFPDPTAGPGTDGPEGENRGPQQQPSKPKVTAEQLIVVMGLGDCTLYDRLKFVRQEAGLPPDAHDTPYGLDAAETIRYLRASASAIDLLNQEHQIYHCDIKPQNILLVGGEAQVCDFGLAKQMEGDMRQTQQAFATPAYAPPEVLHNEGYSRQVDQYSLAVTYYELRTGLLPFDITTHASMLVAKSTGKLNLDALSPAERKVLQKALRRVPSERYGSCTEFINAIAVASGVEKSGGITIGRIITAVAVLLVTAGLGIGVWSVVHPESFNSIFRRSEIEVAKDLQKVKASYERTDPLQFEESHVTLTEVMSRSAEIGAQSEGELKEKADALFADAAARLINKIHAALKQYEDRPGSAIAQKEVNSMASCLDQLELEPDKPDSVIWQGLQHWQTSGNESLNNACAEYLSLYHAAAVRFDLLLGARPLPDRLQALRQALPQHLQSLRQSLDQRPGDFSQQSIDLTLASLLPVLATMPAQEIKTWTAEQWLEETRLNDLIRAESVVRQFGPHPLYSQRWSEIRETFTLAVEPAVTETVATDATISQPTKQRVLDGFPDLKTEKRFAELRTAVQQSGWSEVDRLLGELRLASSINAEQKAVLAVIGAMAEHRSDDHAAEKTLASINAADISPIQLREMRAEPLLASFMRAIGQRILDNPDRSATRFYTQVSAARWIERELDTPVPEEFLSAAAISLLRESPQLIFDPAGRSELDLDGWLGLLDDRPQSAVLAAAIRMEQQIAAPSADQTVVAAASQILKSSAPGYLEQISNGYANYLLACAACLQNQDLGPLGEQLATTARESIAALGPTRLYKGTEMIVRQSVASSGIADDEITSLRYSNGSANAADIRRARSYLGLAETLVRSTDQGLPTVLENELFLQSVASGGAGATAIVIPRLIDDRLDSPATTAELSTQLLKAVHRIGLEQWEQTREAKAKSEVALRLLLRPTRTLLERFGRDRFGPRTLASNPKGVLIRMVLLPTVTDVVDEALRFNKDQLLPSGFQPEFQWPIDEVSKLCQVAAVAYTDPMTRSEFQDADLYRRQQIAISAIAAQDATLSDVEARPYLFEVAMAAVDLRNCDSNQLQTLADNLSRTGKAQDVIQFLRSEGYERLANASVTRAELGGFLRQAYDAAESVLSGIPSQGDVNRPDQRRLLYEVSAKSADLGVRLAFLQKAIPDKLRLLQPSLTRADRALDVYDEQWEEDVHCPLVAAYITKGNVCEDIAHYCSIADDQATVQRREDHFRLAIEAFAQAKNKNDQDLKTRFSLGRCEYRWALTLQGSAKDNALADAAKSLGARPADVANLDEVEANKAAEWYVWKISVEWERGNQNDALQASITAVQLVADELVHLTIRSDLARKCAWVMAKSGRLSEAIECLRILDGRGDTLDVIMRMGLLSDIAFFRNCPDKTLFTVPLRILQRTEKLQKLAEDDDATYELAKIATRCVREQLANLISTVQSITASEPEDLSIGPKELESQLDRNRGGDYLELSKVFLEGDAAARNKDPDAIFRFACDLAAVSDAIPQPPEYVDDQTYITNNLCLMVLYSLNYWVAEIAKQDPLAKQQTQLSASQALAGGKHAEVIRCLDFLKISFQNAGNRRLESVVDDAIKMVNELKTPPN; translated from the coding sequence ATGAGTAACGCCCCTCCCGTCGAATTCCATCCCGGTATGGAAGTTGTTCCGGGCTACACCCTGATCAGCCCCCTAGGAAGCGGGATGGCGGGGGATGTTTGGCAGGCTCAGGCCGCCGGTGGCATCAAGGTGGCGCTGAAGGTCGTCCGTAATTTGAAGGACCTCGGCGGTCGCAAGGAGCTCAAGGCACTCAAGACCATTCGCGATGTGCACCATCCGAATCTGTGCCCCCTGTTTGGGTTTTGGACGAAAGACGCCGATGGTCGAATCTTGGCCGATGGTGAAACGGAGGATCTGACCTTTGATTCGGTCAGTGCCGCCGGAGTCGGCATGCCTCCGCCCCCCGCCTCCGGCTCTCCAGCCTCGGCGGCCGACAGCGGCCGGGTCGGCGAAGTGGGCGGCACGATGGCGATCGGCACCGGGATGCATTTCCCCGACCCCACTGCAGGGCCAGGCACTGACGGACCGGAAGGGGAGAATCGCGGTCCCCAGCAACAGCCGTCGAAACCGAAGGTCACCGCCGAGCAGTTGATCGTCGTCATGGGGCTCGGTGATTGCACCCTCTACGATCGGCTGAAATTCGTACGTCAGGAAGCCGGGCTGCCCCCCGATGCCCACGACACACCCTATGGATTGGACGCCGCCGAAACGATTCGTTATCTCCGCGCGTCGGCCAGCGCGATCGATCTGCTCAATCAAGAGCACCAGATTTATCACTGTGACATCAAACCCCAGAATATCTTGCTGGTCGGTGGTGAAGCCCAGGTGTGTGACTTCGGGCTGGCCAAGCAGATGGAAGGCGACATGCGTCAGACGCAACAAGCCTTTGCGACACCGGCATATGCACCGCCGGAGGTGCTGCACAACGAGGGGTACAGTCGGCAAGTCGATCAATACTCGCTGGCGGTGACGTATTACGAGCTGCGAACCGGTCTGCTGCCCTTTGACATCACCACGCACGCCAGCATGCTGGTGGCCAAGTCGACGGGCAAGCTCAATCTCGACGCGCTTTCCCCGGCGGAGCGCAAGGTGTTGCAAAAAGCCCTGCGCCGGGTGCCCAGCGAGCGATACGGATCGTGCACCGAATTCATCAACGCGATCGCCGTCGCATCGGGTGTCGAGAAAAGTGGCGGCATCACGATCGGTCGAATCATCACCGCCGTCGCCGTGTTGCTGGTGACCGCGGGATTAGGAATCGGTGTCTGGAGCGTCGTCCATCCGGAAAGTTTCAATTCCATCTTCCGTCGCAGCGAAATCGAAGTCGCGAAAGATCTGCAAAAAGTCAAAGCCAGCTATGAGCGCACCGACCCGTTGCAGTTTGAGGAATCGCACGTCACGTTGACCGAGGTGATGAGCCGGTCGGCGGAAATCGGCGCGCAATCCGAAGGGGAATTGAAAGAAAAGGCCGATGCGCTTTTCGCGGATGCGGCGGCCCGGCTGATCAACAAGATTCACGCCGCATTAAAACAGTATGAAGACCGGCCCGGTTCTGCGATCGCGCAAAAGGAAGTCAATTCCATGGCGAGCTGTTTGGACCAACTGGAACTGGAACCCGACAAGCCCGACTCGGTGATCTGGCAGGGGTTACAACATTGGCAAACGTCCGGCAATGAGTCTCTCAACAACGCCTGCGCCGAATACCTTTCGCTCTATCACGCCGCCGCCGTTCGGTTCGACCTGTTGCTCGGCGCCCGGCCGTTGCCCGATCGATTGCAAGCACTTCGCCAAGCGTTGCCGCAGCACCTGCAATCGCTGCGTCAGTCGCTCGATCAGCGTCCCGGTGATTTCTCGCAGCAGTCGATCGACTTGACGCTGGCATCGCTGCTGCCGGTGCTGGCGACCATGCCGGCACAAGAGATCAAGACGTGGACGGCGGAGCAATGGCTGGAAGAGACGCGTTTAAACGATCTGATCCGCGCCGAGTCGGTGGTTCGCCAGTTCGGCCCCCACCCGTTGTACTCGCAACGTTGGTCGGAGATTCGCGAGACGTTCACGTTGGCGGTCGAGCCCGCGGTCACCGAAACCGTCGCAACCGATGCGACGATCAGCCAGCCAACCAAGCAACGCGTGTTGGACGGATTTCCAGACTTAAAAACCGAAAAGCGATTCGCCGAACTGAGAACCGCGGTCCAACAATCCGGCTGGAGCGAGGTGGATCGTTTGCTCGGGGAATTGCGTCTGGCGAGTTCGATCAACGCCGAACAGAAAGCGGTTTTGGCCGTCATCGGTGCCATGGCGGAACATCGCTCCGACGACCATGCAGCTGAGAAAACGTTGGCATCGATCAACGCTGCCGACATCTCCCCGATCCAGTTGCGTGAGATGCGCGCAGAACCCTTGCTGGCCAGCTTCATGCGTGCGATCGGCCAACGCATCCTCGACAATCCCGATCGATCGGCAACACGCTTTTATACGCAAGTCAGTGCTGCCCGCTGGATTGAGCGTGAACTTGACACGCCGGTGCCGGAAGAGTTCTTGTCGGCCGCGGCGATTTCCCTGCTTCGTGAAAGTCCCCAATTGATCTTCGATCCGGCGGGACGATCCGAATTGGATCTGGACGGATGGTTGGGTCTGCTCGATGACCGGCCGCAGTCGGCGGTGTTGGCGGCGGCGATCCGAATGGAACAACAAATCGCGGCCCCGTCGGCCGACCAGACGGTCGTTGCAGCGGCGAGCCAAATTCTCAAGTCGTCGGCCCCCGGATACTTGGAGCAAATCTCAAACGGATACGCCAACTATTTGTTAGCCTGTGCCGCCTGTTTGCAGAACCAAGACCTCGGTCCACTCGGCGAGCAGTTGGCCACCACGGCGCGGGAATCGATTGCAGCCCTGGGGCCGACGCGACTGTACAAGGGCACCGAGATGATTGTCCGCCAATCCGTCGCGTCCTCGGGCATTGCCGATGACGAAATCACCTCACTGCGTTATTCCAATGGATCGGCAAACGCCGCCGACATCCGTCGTGCCCGTTCGTACTTGGGGCTGGCCGAGACCCTGGTGCGATCGACCGATCAAGGGTTGCCGACGGTGCTGGAAAACGAATTGTTTCTTCAGTCGGTGGCTAGCGGCGGTGCGGGCGCGACCGCCATCGTCATCCCACGACTGATCGACGACCGTTTGGACAGCCCCGCAACGACGGCGGAACTGTCCACCCAATTGCTCAAGGCCGTGCATCGGATCGGCCTGGAACAATGGGAACAGACGCGGGAGGCCAAAGCCAAAAGCGAGGTTGCGCTGCGTCTGCTGCTTCGCCCCACACGAACGCTGCTGGAACGATTCGGTCGTGATCGATTCGGCCCGCGAACCCTGGCATCGAATCCGAAGGGTGTGTTGATTCGTATGGTGCTGCTGCCGACGGTCACCGATGTGGTCGACGAAGCGCTGCGATTCAACAAAGACCAGTTGCTGCCGTCCGGTTTTCAACCTGAATTTCAGTGGCCGATCGACGAGGTCAGCAAACTCTGTCAAGTCGCCGCGGTCGCGTACACCGATCCGATGACGCGGTCGGAGTTTCAAGATGCCGATTTGTATCGTCGTCAACAGATCGCGATTTCCGCCATCGCAGCCCAAGACGCAACGCTGTCCGACGTCGAAGCCCGTCCCTACCTGTTCGAAGTTGCCATGGCTGCGGTGGATCTCCGCAACTGCGACAGCAACCAGTTGCAGACGCTGGCCGACAATTTGTCCCGAACGGGAAAGGCCCAGGATGTGATCCAGTTCCTCCGCAGCGAAGGCTATGAGCGGTTGGCAAACGCCAGCGTGACACGTGCCGAGCTTGGGGGCTTTCTCCGCCAAGCCTACGATGCCGCCGAATCCGTCCTCAGCGGGATTCCCTCGCAAGGCGACGTCAACCGACCGGACCAGCGACGACTGCTTTATGAAGTCTCGGCCAAAAGCGCCGACCTGGGCGTCCGCTTGGCGTTCCTGCAAAAGGCGATCCCGGACAAATTGCGTCTGCTGCAGCCCTCGTTGACGCGGGCCGATCGGGCGTTGGACGTGTATGACGAACAATGGGAAGAAGACGTCCACTGTCCGCTCGTGGCTGCCTACATCACCAAAGGAAATGTTTGCGAAGACATCGCCCACTATTGCTCGATCGCTGACGACCAGGCAACGGTCCAACGACGCGAAGACCATTTCCGGCTCGCAATCGAAGCCTTCGCCCAGGCCAAGAACAAGAACGACCAAGATCTGAAGACACGTTTCTCGCTCGGGCGTTGTGAATACCGTTGGGCGCTGACGTTGCAAGGCAGTGCCAAAGACAACGCGCTGGCCGATGCAGCCAAATCGCTCGGCGCGCGTCCCGCGGACGTCGCCAATCTGGACGAAGTGGAAGCGAACAAGGCGGCCGAATGGTACGTTTGGAAGATCAGCGTCGAATGGGAACGCGGTAATCAAAACGACGCACTGCAGGCTTCCATCACCGCCGTCCAATTGGTCGCCGACGAACTGGTGCACCTGACGATTCGAAGCGATCTGGCACGCAAATGTGCCTGGGTGATGGCCAAGAGCGGTCGATTGTCCGAAGCGATCGAGTGCTTGCGGATCTTGGATGGACGTGGCGACACCCTCGACGTGATCATGCGAATGGGGCTGCTGTCGGATATCGCGTTTTTCCGCAATTGCCCCGACAAGACGCTGTTTACCGTTCCGCTTAGGATTCTGCAGCGAACCGAGAAATTGCAGAAGCTCGCTGAGGATGATGACGCGACCTATGAATTGGCCAAAATCGCGACGCGCTGTGTCCGCGAACAACTCGCCAATCTGATTTCCACCGTGCAAAGCATCACCGCCAGCGAGCCCGAAGATCTATCGATCGGCCCCAAAGAACTCGAGTCGCAACTCGACCGCAATCGAGGCGGCGACTACTTGGAACTTTCCAAAGTCTTTCTGGAGGGCGACGCCGCGGCACGCAATAAAGATCCCGATGCCATCTTCCGCTTCGCGTGCGACCTCGCCGCGGTCAGCGACGCGATCCCCCAACCGCCGGAATATGTCGACGACCAAACGTACATCACCAACAACCTGTGTCTGATGGTGCTCTATTCCCTCAACTATTGGGTCGCCGAAATCGCCAAACAAGATCCCCTGGCGAAACAACAAACCCAACTCAGCGCCAGTCAAGCATTGGCCGGCGGGAAACACGCGGAAGTCATCCGGTGCCTCGACTTCCTGAAAATCAGTTTCCAAAACGCCGGCAATCGCCGGTTGGAATCGGTCGTCGACGATGCCATCAAAATGGTCAACGAACTGAAGACGCCGCCCAATTGA
- a CDS encoding TonB-dependent receptor — MFRTRQGSLLPLAIVALISMPVVMAEDPELSAPAASEPAASAAAASEPTSVEPEFRLLRIAENLEQMVATGVMPAQFEEEDLFGSPNAAVGQQGIQPIDAGPSGGLESFDTGEISEDFGFGDWSLISRPALSTDTSSLVDSASFIDDLEQVQGTSEVGLNEAPAVDIVTAQTFNLTATPDMGETLVNNPTTQTVRARQRSQVGFDPRIRGFYNGQIYTTHDGSYQFPVRSDLDGVFSKIDQSLIGNVQVYSGPYTVRYGSGFSFLNVDTIPAPRYQCGWENHIRLGTNVRTNGGQTYNTMTLFGGGESLGYFANVGYRKGSDYEAGDGLLVPSSYDAFNLFSGIGYDIDDQTRSELRYTHIDQGNTEYAGQFFDVDDLKSDGLTHSLIHRDERAGFAYRVDSWVNYTEFNGDTSNGSKRRIDFPVLQRVDDALAAIGRPGNTGPPTTPVIAAPGDEFFGTVNGDLISAGMRAGVTQEIDRDSTLGAGFDVRYVRQEIDESFDLSDFNDQFGNPLLGFNTGLPAAEVFEPGLYTEYSFKPKPFLQTAVGARVSFAHTEADPRDVDLGRSNFRDVGTGAINTDLDVSDVLSSFFITNDIDLAPAWKARLGFGYAERLPNLEQRYSDGLFLAIIQNGFSRIIGDPTLSKERNWQVDARVNMEYDYLRARLSGFHSWIVDYVTYQANEVSDPTGAQLLRAINTEYATLTGFEYYCEADLVDGWQVFGSLAYLDGRDREINQPLSGINPLEGRLGLRLTDTRPQNAWGVEWGLRMVDNQDRLATLRTVPPATGVVTLESATPGFTTSYFRAYCRPANNVNITMGVENLFDNNYYEHLNLRLPAQTAPQSPYGQTAVLSPGFTPYFGVEVDY, encoded by the coding sequence ATGTTTCGAACAAGGCAAGGAAGCCTGCTACCGCTGGCGATCGTGGCGTTGATCTCTATGCCCGTGGTGATGGCCGAGGATCCGGAGCTCAGTGCCCCTGCAGCGAGTGAGCCTGCAGCGAGTGCCGCTGCAGCGAGTGAGCCTACCTCCGTTGAGCCCGAATTCCGACTGCTTCGCATCGCCGAGAATCTGGAGCAGATGGTGGCCACAGGCGTGATGCCGGCTCAATTTGAGGAGGAGGACCTGTTCGGTAGCCCCAACGCGGCCGTCGGACAACAGGGGATTCAGCCGATCGACGCAGGGCCTTCGGGCGGACTGGAATCGTTCGACACCGGCGAAATTTCGGAAGACTTCGGTTTCGGCGACTGGAGTCTGATCAGCCGGCCGGCACTCAGCACCGACACGTCGTCCCTGGTTGATTCGGCCAGCTTTATCGACGACCTGGAACAGGTTCAGGGGACCAGCGAGGTCGGCTTGAACGAGGCGCCCGCCGTCGACATTGTGACCGCCCAAACCTTTAACTTGACCGCCACACCCGACATGGGTGAAACCCTGGTCAACAACCCGACGACCCAAACGGTTCGCGCCCGACAGCGTAGCCAAGTGGGTTTTGATCCGCGGATCCGTGGCTTCTACAACGGCCAGATCTACACCACGCATGACGGATCCTATCAGTTTCCCGTTCGCAGCGATTTGGACGGCGTGTTTTCCAAGATCGATCAATCGCTGATCGGCAATGTTCAGGTCTACAGCGGCCCGTACACGGTGCGTTACGGCAGCGGATTCTCGTTCTTGAATGTCGATACGATTCCCGCACCGCGTTATCAGTGCGGTTGGGAAAACCACATCCGCTTGGGCACCAACGTCCGCACCAATGGCGGCCAGACCTACAACACGATGACCTTGTTCGGCGGTGGCGAAAGCTTGGGCTACTTTGCCAATGTCGGCTATCGCAAGGGTAGCGATTACGAAGCCGGCGACGGGCTGCTGGTTCCGTCCAGCTACGACGCCTTCAACCTGTTCAGCGGGATCGGCTACGACATCGACGACCAGACCCGCAGCGAACTTCGCTACACGCACATTGATCAGGGCAACACCGAATACGCCGGCCAATTCTTCGACGTTGACGACTTGAAGAGCGATGGGCTGACACACAGCTTGATTCACCGGGACGAGCGCGCCGGGTTTGCCTATCGCGTTGACAGCTGGGTCAACTACACGGAGTTCAACGGTGACACGAGCAACGGCAGTAAACGCCGCATTGATTTCCCGGTCTTGCAGCGCGTTGACGACGCCTTGGCTGCGATCGGTCGGCCGGGTAACACCGGGCCGCCGACCACTCCGGTGATCGCAGCCCCCGGCGACGAATTCTTCGGAACCGTCAACGGTGACCTGATCAGCGCCGGGATGCGAGCGGGCGTGACGCAGGAGATCGACCGTGATTCGACGCTGGGTGCCGGGTTTGACGTGCGATACGTTCGGCAAGAGATCGACGAATCCTTCGACCTGTCCGACTTCAATGACCAGTTCGGTAATCCCCTGCTCGGCTTTAACACGGGGCTGCCGGCGGCTGAAGTGTTTGAACCCGGACTCTACACCGAGTATTCCTTCAAACCAAAACCGTTTTTGCAAACCGCCGTCGGAGCGCGGGTTTCATTCGCACACACCGAAGCCGATCCGCGTGACGTGGATCTGGGCCGATCCAATTTCCGCGACGTGGGAACAGGTGCGATCAACACTGACCTGGATGTTTCCGACGTGTTGAGCTCGTTCTTCATCACCAACGACATCGACCTGGCGCCGGCGTGGAAGGCTCGCCTCGGCTTCGGCTATGCCGAACGCCTGCCGAACTTGGAACAACGCTACAGCGACGGACTGTTTCTCGCGATCATCCAGAACGGGTTCAGCCGCATCATCGGTGACCCGACGCTGAGCAAGGAACGCAACTGGCAAGTCGATGCACGCGTCAACATGGAATATGACTATCTACGTGCCCGGCTGAGCGGATTTCACAGCTGGATCGTGGACTACGTCACCTACCAAGCCAATGAGGTCAGTGATCCAACCGGCGCCCAATTGCTGCGTGCGATCAATACCGAATACGCGACGCTGACAGGGTTCGAGTACTATTGCGAAGCCGATCTGGTCGACGGCTGGCAAGTGTTCGGAAGCCTGGCCTACCTGGACGGGCGAGACCGAGAAATCAATCAGCCGTTGTCTGGCATCAATCCGCTCGAAGGACGACTGGGTCTGCGACTGACCGACACGCGGCCGCAAAACGCATGGGGTGTCGAATGGGGCCTTCGAATGGTCGACAATCAGGACCGGCTGGCAACACTTCGCACCGTGCCTCCGGCGACGGGTGTAGTGACGTTGGAGTCGGCAACGCCAGGATTCACCACCAGCTACTTTCGCGCTTATTGCCGCCCGGCCAATAACGTGAACATCACGATGGGTGTTGAGAACTTGTTCGACAACAATTACTACGAACACCTGAACTTGCGACTTCCGGCACAAACGGCTCCGCAGTCACCGTACGGCCAAACCGCCGTGCTGTCGCCCGGGTTCACGCCGTACTTCGGTGTCGAAGTCGACTACTAA